The bacterium genome window below encodes:
- a CDS encoding MFS transporter → MRKRPKNDSVGDYLRRRVTLPRTFSALRHRDFRLWWFGQMVSLVGTWVQIVAQNWLVYRLTGSPAMLGLVNFVALVPALPMGLWAGSLADRFDKKRLVLIAQTLMFIQAAVLATLTVTGLVQVWHVMALAFVFGVARALDVPARQAFVVEIVGKEDLTNAIALNSTVFNVARSAGPAVAGLLIIAVGEGLAFVVNAATFLPVIAALLAMRTSSVRREVKGPAHRQIVEGIQYAGRNKLVWVLISVVGVSAFFVMPYSVLLPVFAKQVFRGGADVYGYLMTFAGLGALVGALTVASLGPRSPRGLLLSGANVAFAVLVFSFAFVRAFWLAAAVLAAAGFCFVVQNSLANTLIQLNVPDRLRGRVMSIYFLVFMGAMRLGSLQAGYVARYVDVQAALLIGASASLLWAALVAWRFPRLREIR, encoded by the coding sequence ATGCGTAAACGTCCTAAAAACGATTCCGTCGGCGACTACCTGCGGCGCCGCGTAACGCTACCGCGGACGTTCAGCGCCCTCCGCCACCGCGACTTCCGTTTGTGGTGGTTCGGCCAGATGGTCTCGCTGGTGGGAACGTGGGTCCAGATAGTCGCGCAGAACTGGCTGGTATATCGCCTTACGGGCTCGCCGGCGATGCTGGGCCTGGTCAACTTCGTCGCGCTCGTGCCGGCGCTGCCGATGGGCCTGTGGGCCGGCTCGCTCGCGGACCGCTTCGATAAAAAGCGCCTCGTCCTCATCGCGCAGACGCTGATGTTCATCCAGGCCGCGGTCCTCGCCACCCTCACCGTCACCGGCCTCGTCCAGGTCTGGCACGTGATGGCGCTGGCCTTCGTCTTCGGCGTAGCGCGCGCGCTCGACGTCCCGGCGCGGCAGGCGTTCGTCGTCGAAATAGTCGGCAAGGAGGACCTCACCAACGCCATAGCGCTCAACTCCACCGTTTTCAACGTCGCCCGGAGCGCCGGCCCGGCCGTCGCCGGCCTGTTGATCATAGCCGTCGGAGAGGGTTTGGCCTTCGTCGTCAACGCGGCGACGTTCCTGCCGGTAATAGCGGCGCTGCTCGCGATGAGAACGTCCTCCGTCCGCCGCGAGGTAAAGGGCCCGGCCCACCGCCAGATCGTCGAGGGAATCCAATACGCCGGTCGGAACAAGCTGGTTTGGGTACTCATCTCGGTAGTGGGCGTCTCGGCGTTCTTCGTCATGCCTTACTCGGTACTGCTGCCCGTTTTCGCGAAGCAGGTCTTCCGCGGCGGCGCCGACGTATACGGCTACCTGATGACGTTCGCCGGCCTGGGGGCGCTGGTGGGCGCGCTCACCGTCGCGAGCTTGGGTCCACGCAGCCCTCGGGGCCTACTACTCTCCGGGGCCAACGTCGCGTTCGCGGTGCTCGTCTTCTCCTTCGCGTTCGTTCGCGCGTTCTGGCTGGCGGCGGCGGTGCTGGCGGCGGCCGGCTTCTGCTTCGTCGTCCAGAACTCGCTGGCCAACACGCTCATCCAACTCAACGTGCCGGACCGGCTGCGCGGCCGCGTGATGAGCATCTACTTCCTGGTATTTATGGGGGCGATGCGGCTGGGCTCGCTGCAGGCGGGGTACGTCGCGCGGTACGTCGACGTTCAGGCGGCGCTCCTCATCGGGGCGTCGGCCTCGCTACTCTGGGCCGCCCTGGTCGCCTGGCGCTTCCCGCGGCTTAGGGAGATTAGATAA
- a CDS encoding Eco29kI family restriction endonuclease: MNEKPYNPLDKANLGKSLKEALFERGVTNLPPGSSFEGAGIYAIYYIGPLGYYSRIADRNADDRWGLPIYVGKAIPPGSRRGILRLDEPPGNALYNRLREHGESINQAENLDLSDFRCRYLIADDIWIPLGETLVITSTRPVWNLYLDGFGLHDPGGGRRKQQRSLWDTVHPGRRWAARQAPNNLSIEEILAALGNFIDDNY; encoded by the coding sequence ATGAACGAGAAACCTTATAACCCTTTGGATAAAGCTAATCTTGGGAAAAGCTTAAAGGAAGCCCTTTTCGAAAGGGGCGTTACTAATTTACCCCCCGGGAGTTCTTTCGAAGGCGCGGGTATTTACGCCATTTATTATATAGGCCCTTTGGGTTATTATTCGCGCATTGCTGATAGGAACGCCGATGATAGATGGGGACTACCTATATACGTTGGGAAAGCAATACCGCCGGGATCGCGGAGGGGTATACTGCGTTTAGACGAACCGCCGGGTAACGCATTATATAACCGTTTGCGAGAGCACGGCGAATCTATAAACCAAGCAGAAAATTTGGATTTATCCGATTTTCGTTGTAGGTACTTAATTGCGGACGATATATGGATACCTTTGGGTGAAACGCTCGTCATAACTTCGACTAGGCCCGTATGGAATTTATACTTGGATGGCTTTGGCCTCCACGACCCGGGGGGCGGTAGGCGCAAGCAGCAACGTTCGTTATGGGATACCGTCCATCCTGGGCGCAGGTGGGCGGCACGCCAAGCTCCAAACAACCTTTCTATTGAGGAGATATTGGCGGCCCTCGGAAATTTCATAGACGATAATTATTAA
- a CDS encoding site-specific DNA-methyltransferase, with amino-acid sequence MPRLDQQKIRDSYQRVLFSNRVSPKTNNGLKDPAFFENKKSPIHRWVPWIAGFSAGFVDSVFDLYLQSDVETETPVILDPFAGVGTTIFQAVVRGYDAVGFDINPYASLAASTKARCLSVNIEALRSRVLELEDLSSKWRSTPAPNIEKPPLKTKEPFFSPRIEKQVLHALDYIDRIDDGLIKDLFRIAFGSVMVGVSNYSYEPSLGTRRSAGKPAMKDADFARVLSGKCREMLDDIISVKGLIKRPESLGDARIRHANFLSDHHTVEDNSVDLLITSPPYLNNYHYVRNTRPQLYWLSFVSKPDEQKGLETGNFGKYWQEVRGLEDVPLTFEYEELRAILSELKETRKEAGVYGGSGWANYVASYFNDTYVFWEIVSRVLKTGGSAVIVIGNSVIQGIEIEVDRLFGEIAREHGLKFVGTYIIRDKRVGSSITDSTVRYGNGEKRSLYDAAVVVEKPGL; translated from the coding sequence AAATAAAAAGTCCCCTATACACCGCTGGGTCCCTTGGATCGCCGGGTTTTCGGCAGGCTTCGTCGATAGCGTTTTCGATTTGTACCTTCAATCGGACGTTGAAACGGAAACGCCCGTTATTTTAGACCCGTTTGCCGGCGTCGGAACGACGATATTTCAAGCGGTCGTGAGGGGCTACGACGCCGTAGGTTTCGATATTAACCCTTACGCTTCATTAGCGGCTAGTACAAAAGCGAGATGCCTTTCCGTAAATATCGAGGCGCTTAGATCTAGGGTATTAGAATTAGAGGACCTTTCCTCTAAATGGCGTAGTACGCCGGCCCCCAATATCGAAAAACCCCCTTTGAAAACTAAAGAACCGTTTTTTAGCCCCCGTATAGAAAAACAAGTACTACACGCGTTAGATTATATCGATAGAATAGATGACGGTCTTATAAAGGACTTATTCCGCATCGCCTTCGGCTCGGTGATGGTCGGCGTTTCGAATTATTCCTACGAGCCTAGTTTGGGGACGCGCAGGAGTGCCGGGAAACCGGCAATGAAGGACGCTGATTTTGCGCGGGTATTGTCCGGGAAATGTCGAGAGATGTTGGATGATATAATATCCGTAAAGGGGCTGATAAAAAGGCCAGAAAGTTTAGGGGATGCTAGGATAAGGCATGCTAATTTCCTTTCCGACCACCATACGGTCGAGGATAATTCTGTAGATTTATTAATAACGTCCCCGCCTTATTTGAATAACTACCATTACGTAAGAAATACGAGACCTCAATTATATTGGTTGTCTTTCGTTTCGAAACCTGATGAACAAAAGGGGCTGGAAACCGGGAATTTCGGTAAATACTGGCAAGAAGTCCGGGGCCTGGAAGACGTTCCTTTGACGTTCGAGTATGAGGAATTACGGGCGATTCTATCGGAATTAAAGGAAACCCGTAAGGAAGCCGGCGTTTACGGCGGCTCGGGGTGGGCGAACTACGTGGCTTCGTATTTTAACGATACCTACGTTTTCTGGGAGATCGTAAGTAGGGTATTGAAAACCGGCGGGAGTGCAGTAATAGTTATAGGTAATTCCGTAATCCAAGGTATTGAAATTGAAGTAGACCGATTATTCGGGGAAATCGCTCGCGAACACGGGTTAAAGTTCGTCGGTACGTACATTATTAGAGATAAACGTGTCGGTTCGAGTATTACGGACTCAACGGTAAGGTACGGTAACGGCGAAAAACGTAGCCTTTACGACGCCGCGGTCGTAGTGGAAAAACCGGGTTTATGA